In one window of Prevotella sp. E13-17 DNA:
- a CDS encoding glutathione peroxidase, whose amino-acid sequence MKKIYDFKALTSKGKEIDFAQFQGKVLLIVNTASKCGFTPQFAGLEELNQKYKDQGLVIIGFPCNQFKEQDPGNDSQIEEFCQVNYGVTFQIMKKIDVNGDAAEPIFEYLKSQAPTEEYKGLKAKATRTLLKKLSTSVEKDSDILWNFTKFLVSKDGEIIKRFAPTTDPKDFDKDIEEMLR is encoded by the coding sequence ATGAAAAAGATTTATGATTTCAAGGCTCTGACGAGCAAAGGCAAAGAAATAGATTTCGCACAGTTTCAAGGCAAGGTCCTGCTGATTGTCAATACAGCCAGCAAATGCGGATTCACACCACAGTTTGCAGGACTCGAAGAACTGAATCAGAAGTACAAGGATCAGGGACTCGTCATCATTGGATTCCCCTGCAACCAGTTCAAGGAACAGGATCCTGGCAACGATAGCCAAATAGAAGAATTCTGTCAGGTCAACTATGGTGTCACTTTCCAGATCATGAAGAAGATCGATGTTAATGGTGATGCTGCAGAGCCTATCTTCGAATACCTCAAGTCGCAGGCTCCCACAGAGGAGTACAAAGGACTCAAAGCCAAGGCTACACGCACATTACTCAAAAAGCTGAGCACTAGCGTAGAGAAAGACAGTGACATTCTGTGGAACTTCACAAAATTCCTAGTTTCTAAGGATGGTGAAATCATCAAACGCTTTGCGCCCACCACCGATCCAAAAGACTTCGATAAAGATATAGAAGAAATGCTTCGATAA
- a CDS encoding flavodoxin family protein — protein sequence METNKKRIMVIDGGPRKNMNTAAMCEKFAEGARNAGAEVKVVRLYGMNFKGCMSCMACKLKDKATHICKFKDELTPVLEEIAAADGIALASPIYFGGVTAEMHAFLERLEFPWLSYNDYSLTAPKKMPVVLMETMNGTPEQNNSQGFGAKEMCLSVALGQPKKLVAYNTCQVKNYDNYELAMFSKEGKQQWRDEHWERDLQSAYEAGKRMAEAQ from the coding sequence ATGGAAACTAATAAGAAACGAATAATGGTTATTGACGGCGGTCCACGTAAAAATATGAATACGGCCGCCATGTGTGAGAAATTTGCCGAGGGAGCTCGAAACGCTGGAGCCGAGGTGAAAGTAGTAAGACTCTACGGAATGAATTTTAAAGGATGTATGTCGTGCATGGCTTGCAAGCTGAAAGACAAAGCCACCCACATCTGTAAGTTCAAAGATGAGTTGACACCAGTACTTGAAGAAATAGCTGCCGCCGATGGAATAGCATTGGCATCCCCCATTTACTTTGGCGGTGTTACAGCAGAGATGCATGCCTTCCTTGAGCGTCTGGAATTCCCTTGGCTCTCATACAACGACTACAGTCTCACAGCACCTAAAAAGATGCCAGTAGTACTCATGGAGACAATGAATGGTACACCCGAGCAAAACAACAGTCAAGGTTTTGGGGCAAAAGAAATGTGTCTCAGCGTAGCACTCGGACAACCAAAAAAACTTGTAGCCTACAACACCTGTCAGGTGAAGAACTACGATAACTACGAGTTGGCGATGTTCTCTAAAGAGGGCAAGCAACAGTGGCGCGATGAGCACTGGGAGAGAGATTTACAAAGCGCATACGAAGCCGGCAAGCGCATGGCAGAAGCACAATAA